The DNA segment GCCCCTATGGTCCCTTCCACGACGTTACGACGGCCTGCGACGGGCCCGCGGCGGAAGCGCTGGGCGAGGTGGTGCGGCGGCGCTGGCGGCATTCCGGCGGCGGATCGATCAAACGGGTGCGGCAGCGCCGGGCCGTCTGGCCGGAAGGACTGAACGTCACCATGCGGGACGTCGATGTGGCCGTCGCCAGGACGGAGCCCAGCTATAACGGGCGCGAGGAGGTACGGGAGATCGAAGCCCTCTATCTGGCGGTGATCCGCCGCGCCAAGCGGACTCTCTATCTGGAAAGCCAGTACTTCGCGTCCTCGGTCATACGGGACGCAATCGCCGAGCGGCTGCGGGAACCGGACGGGCCGGAGATCGTCGTCATCAACCCCTTGAGCGCGGCCAGTTGGTTGGAAGAGCAGGCCATGGACAGGGCCCGCGCCCATGCCGTGAACATACTGAAGGAAGCGGACCAGCATGGCCGCTTCCGCATCTACTATCCCGTGAACGCCATCGGCACGCCGATCTACGTCCATGCCAAGGTCGTGGTGATGGACGAACGACTGCTCCGCATCGGCTCCAGCAACCTGAATAATCGTTCCATGGGATTCGATACCGAGTGTGACATCGCGCTGGAGGCCGTGCCCGGAAGTCCCAACCAGAAGGAGCTGTCGGCCACCATTCTGCGGTTCCGCAACGATCTGCTGGCGGAGCATCTGGGCGTAGACAGCCAGGAGGTGGAGCGCGCTCTGGTGGAGCACGGGTCGCTGGTCCGCGCCATCGACGCCCTACGCCGGCCGGAAGGGCGCACATTGCTGGAGTTGGAAACCCGCCCCATCGGCGAGGCGGAGCTGGCCGTCCTGCAGACCCACATGATGGACCCGGAGCGGCCGGGGCAGGGTGAAAGGCGGCTCGCGCATCTCCTGAAGCGGAGTGTCGCCCGCCTGCGCCCCGGACGGGCGGCCTTTCTGGCGGGCACCGTGGCCACCGGCTACCTTCTGGGCCGCCGGTACCGCCGGGATATCCGCCGGGCCCGGAGATAGATCGTAAGGCAGGCCGCGCGACGGTTGGCTGCGGCCCCGCAAGAGCGCTAGACTTGCCCCCATCGATCGGGGAGGGGCGGGGAATGAGATCGGCGGAAAAGGAAGCGGAACAGCGCGCCACGGTTCTGCGGCATCTGGCGCGGTCGCTCGCGGAAGCCACGACGGCGTTCGAGCGGAACAGCACCGCAAAGCTTCAGACCTTCCCCGACTATAAGAAGGCCCGCGCCTCCTACATGGAGATCCAGGCCATGATCTTCACCATCCAGGACAAGGCGGCGGAAGCCTACGGTGCCCGCATTCCAGAGGACATGAAACTCTGGCTGGTGCGCATGCGTCTGCGCGCCATCGCCAGCTTCGTACGGCTCAGCGTGATCTTCTTCCGGAACCCGCCGGCCCTTCTGGTCCAGGCGCTGGGGGCGTACGAGATACTGGAGATGGAGCGGGAGTCGCTGTCCAGCCTGCTGCTGGACTATGACATGATGTTGATGGAGGCCGCCGTCGACGACAAGACGTCGGAGGAGCTGGACCAGGTCCGCGTGGATATGGAGGAGGTCGTGCAGCTTCTGGAGGGGCTTCTGAAGACCGCGCCGCCTCCGCTCGCAACCTTCTCGTAAAGCCTTGCCGAAAACCAAAAGGGCCGCCATCGCTGGCGGCCCTTTCAACGTTCCGGCCCGATGGGCCGGCAGTGCGAATCAGCTCGCGCGCTTCAGCTTGCGCTGCACGGCCCAGAGGTCGCTGGCATTCTTGTCCAGGTCGAACATGCGGGTGGCCTTCGGGTCGCGTCCCTGGCGGCGGCACTCCAGCTCGAACATGTTGGTGTTGGCCGGGTCCAGACCCAGCTCAGCGCAGGCGGAAGTGAAGGCGGACTGGATATCGAAGCTCTGCATCTTGATCCCCGTGGGTCGGTGAGCGTCCCTATTGCAACGCAACAACCAGGCTTTGTGAAGTCCTTAACGCTCGTAAATATTGAAGGGTGGGCAATGCGCTAGCCGCGGGCCCAAACCTCTTGCACACGCGAAGAAAGGCTGCGGCGGCGAAATTGTTCCCGAACAGGGGCGCGGAAATGCTGCATATCTGGGGCGAAGATATATCGATCGAGCCTGTAAGCCGTGGCGGTCTGCGGCACGTCCGCAAGGTGGCAAAGGCGCATGGAGCGGCCGGGCGCGACGTCCCGTCGCACCCTTTTCCATCCCACCGCCAGTCTGCCCACCGTTGCTGCCGCCCAGGTCCGGCCGCTTCAGCCAGTCCGGCCCCGCCGATCCGCACCGTGACATCGGAGACACAAGGCGAAAGCGGCGATATGCCGGGGACGGACCTATCCGATTAGCGTCTTCACGCCGCCGGGATTTGGCTCCATGCTGCAAGGCAGTAGTGACAGTGACCGCTCGGATGGCCCGATGAACCCGTTTGGGGAACAGGACCTTTCGGCGGTGACCGCGGCCTCTTCGCCGCATGGCCGTGGCCTCCGCCCGACCGACGCCCGGTGGAACCGCTCCGCCGTGGCGGCACTCCCTTGCAATGTCAATCCAGCCGCTTCCGGCCGCAATCGGGGTATCAGCCACCCCCGCCGGGGCACCTCGTCATGGCGGGCCGCTCCGTTCTTGTCACAGCAGTCCAGCCATCCATGTGTCTTATTGCGTGAGCGGGGTGCCACGGATTG comes from the Indioceanicola profundi genome and includes:
- a CDS encoding phospholipase D-like domain-containing protein; this translates as MPQDMVPAQGAGNPAPSADPSDETPILVPGKTCWRIARAHRFALIVDAADYFRTAQRAMEAARESIMAVGWDFDLRINLRPDLEGPENTGRSRYRLGDLIQRIVAKNRRLHAYILKWDIAMLQTITTQIVPLMALHWLTTSRIHFRLDSNHPLGASHHQKILVIDDSLAFCGGIDMTHDRWDTRDHTPGDTRRRRPDGSPYGPFHDVTTACDGPAAEALGEVVRRRWRHSGGGSIKRVRQRRAVWPEGLNVTMRDVDVAVARTEPSYNGREEVREIEALYLAVIRRAKRTLYLESQYFASSVIRDAIAERLREPDGPEIVVINPLSAASWLEEQAMDRARAHAVNILKEADQHGRFRIYYPVNAIGTPIYVHAKVVVMDERLLRIGSSNLNNRSMGFDTECDIALEAVPGSPNQKELSATILRFRNDLLAEHLGVDSQEVERALVEHGSLVRAIDALRRPEGRTLLELETRPIGEAELAVLQTHMMDPERPGQGERRLAHLLKRSVARLRPGRAAFLAGTVATGYLLGRRYRRDIRRARR